The DNA sequence NNNNNNNNNNNNNNNNNNNNNNNNNNNNNNNNNNNNNNNNNNNNNNNNNNNNNNNNNNNNNNNNNNNNNNNNNNNNNNNNNNNNNNNNNNNNNNNNNNNNNNNNNNNNNNNNNNNNNNNNNNNNNNNNNNNNNNNNNNNNNNNNNNNNNNNNNNNNNNNNNNNNNNNNNNNNNNNNNNNNNNNNNNNNNNNNNNNNNNNNNNNNNNNNNNNNNNNNNNNNNNNNNNNNNNNNNNNNNNNNNNNNNNNNNNNNNNNNNNNNNNNNNNNNNNNNNNNNNNNNNNNNNNNNNNNNNNNNNNNNNNNNNNNNNNNNNNNNNNNNNNNNNNNNNNNNNNNNNNNNNNNNNNNNNNNNNNNNNNNNNNNNNNNNNNNNNNNNNNNNNNNNNNNNNNNNNNNNNNNNNNNNNNNNNNNNNNNNNNNNNNNNNNNNNNNNNNNNNNNNNNNNNNNNNNNNNNNNNNNNNNNNNNNNNNNNNNNNNNNNNNNNNNNNNNNNNNNNNNNNNNNNNNNNNNNNNNNNNNNNNNNNNNNNNNNNNNNNNNNNNNNNNNNNNNNNNNNNNNNNNNNNNNNNNNNNNNNNNNNNNNNNNNNNNNNNNNNNNNNNNNNNNNNNNNNNNNNNNNNNNNNNNNNNNNNNNNNNNNNNNNNNNNNNNNNNNNNNNNNNNNNNNNNNNNNNNNNNNNNNNNNNNNNNNNNNNNNNNNNNNNNNNNNNNNNNNNNNNNNNNNNNNNNNNNNNNNNNNNNNNNNNNNNNNNNNNNNNNNNNNNNNNNNNNNNNNNNNNNNNNNNNNNNNNNNNNNNNNNNNNNNNNNNNNNNNNNNNNNNNNNNNNNNNNNNNNNNNNNNNNNNNNNNNNNNNNNNNNNNNNNNNNNNNNNNNNNNNNNNNNNNNNNNNNNNNNNNNNNNNNNNNNNNNNNNNNNNNNNNNNNNNNNNNNNNNNNNNNNNNNNNNNNNNNNNNNNNNNNNNNNNNNNNNNNNNNNNNNNNNNNNNNNNNNNNNNNNNNNNNNNNNNNNNNNNNNNNNNNNNNNNNNNNNNNNNNNNNNNNNNNNNNNNNNNNNNNNNNNNNNNNNNNNNNNNNNNNNNNNNNNNNNNNNNNNNNNNNNNNNNNNNNNNNNNNNNNNNNNNNNNNNNNNNNNNNNNNNNNNNNNNNNNNNNNNNNNNNNNNNNNNNNNNNNNNNNNNNNNNNNNNNNNNNNNNNNNNNNNNNNNNNNNNNNNNNNNNNNNNNNNNNNNNNNNNNNNNNNNNNNNNNNNNNNNNNNNNNNNNNNNNNNNNNNNNNNNNNNNNNNNNNNNNNNNNNNNNNNNNNNNNNNNNNNNNNNNNNNNNNNNNNNNNNNNNNNNNNNNNNNNNNNNNNNNNNNNNNNNNNNNNNNNNNNNNNNNNNNNNNNNNNNNNNNNNNNNNNNNNNNNNNNNNNNNNNNNNNNNNNNNNNNNNNNNNNNNNNNNNNNNNNNNNNNNNNNNNNNNNNNNNNNNNNNNNNNNNNNNNNNNNNNNNNNNNNNNNNNNNNNNNNNNNNNNNNNNNNNNNNNNNNNNNNNNNNNNNNNNNNNNNNNNNNNNNNNNNNNNNNNNNNNNNNNNNNNNNNNNNNNNNNNNNNNNNNNNNNNNNNNNNNNNNNNNNNNNNNNNNNNNNNNNNNNNNNNNNNNNNNNNNNNNNNNNNNNNNNNNNNtcctgttggccttgacacaattactgtgtccttaagtttgcgagggggagacaagctcctccacccagcctagccagcattcagggacatgtttctgagtctttgctcgtcatcagcctgaagtagcttccctcacaaacttaaggacacagtaattgtgtcaaggccgacaggaagcggtccagcttcctagggctaaacggcagtagtgtgttcccttattgggattgtcacattaagttgacaatatactacaactttatatatatatatatatatatatgaagaaattttGTATACAACATAAATGTTTAGTGCGAAAAAGAGAAggagtaaaatttatttttatgttttccattttgttcctTTCAGAAAGCAACAATGAAGACAAATCTGAAAAATCCTTTTTTAAACAAATCTATGACTAATTACTTGGCCGTGTTTGGTGGAACTGGGCGTTTTCATGGAAACTATAAGTCTGGCTTCACTGTATGTCTTTGGAAATGGCATcttgatatttgtatatttaaaatgctGACCAACATTGGTTGTTCAGAGACATTCCTGGAAGAATGGATGGAACTACATAATTATCATAAACATTTCAAGAACTGTCTGTCAGTTGTTCTGCCTCAACAGTCAACTGACAACTTCACATGTGTTTTAGGAGAGttttatcatataataataataataaatatcaaaatccTATCTAAATTTGTCATCAAATTCTtgcaaaatatcttttttcttattattcattTCGATATTATCCAGGAACCTCAATCTAAGAGTCTCTTTGCAAATTGGCAGCAGCTgtgattaattaaaatgaatgcaATCTAATTTTCTggatagttatcatcatcatcattttatgtcgacttcccatgttagcatggattaGATCAGTGggtttcaaccatttttttttttgttcctagaGCCCtttgcttactcttttactcaagTGGCCCCTcatagccattccatgtttaaGAACTAGTTTGTAgagatttctttcaaaattcctgttttgttttttaccgATTTCCTTGTATATGTTTGACGTAGAATTCTCTGAGAGAACAGATTTCAGTGGCTGGAAACATGGGAAACTATGTAAAACATCAAAAAAACTTGGGAATAGCTAAATACAtccaaaaacatttaaaatattactgtgtatccccaatttactattttgcttgcatggaccctCAAAAATGTTATATGAAGTCACAGAGGTCATGTGGAACCCAACTGTGGAACCCATCATGGTCAAAATTCTTATTTGGAGTTTATTCTCCTCTTAGGCAGGAACCACACTTCTTTGTTACATTCTGTATATTGTTTGGTTTCAATGACCAGTCTGCCCTCAGTCttgattactctctctctctctctatcacacacacacataagcacacatacacacatgcaaccacacccacacacacacatcctcactaAAACACTGACAACATTTTAATGCCATCTGTTTTTAAGATGGAGAATctctttaaaaagaagaaagcCAGAATAttgttcaataaaaatctattttattcaaaaataGTTGAGATGTCAAGTATGATGTAGAGTTTCATCACATTGCAAGAACTTATAAAGTCCTTAATGTGGTGTCGATCCAGTTTCTGAAGTAGGAAACACTGGTAAAGATGGCAGCATCAATAGCACAGTCATAACCAAATGATGTGATGCCAGCCACAACCATGTTGCCATTTCTGCTGGGGCAATAGAAAGGGCCACCAGAATCACCCTGGGgaggaaacaaaaagaatatttaacaatTAGTTTGAGATAGTACGTTAACCTTGGTCTCGTTCGTTTTGTTGTTCGTGTTGGAGTGGGATGTGATGGGGGTAAATGACATTAATTGTTCGATGAGACACATCTAACTTTGTCAAccgttaaaaaaaaatctaagaaatGTAATGTCACAAACTAAGAAAGGTNNNNNNNNNNNNNNNNNNNNNNNNNNNNNNNNNNNNNNNNNNNNNNNNNNNNNNNNNNNNNNNNNNNNNNNNNNNNNNNNNNNNNNNNNNNNNNNNNNNNNNNNNNNNNNNNNNNNNNNNNNNNNNNNNNNNNNNNNNNNNNNNNNNNNNNNNNNNNNNNNNNNNNNNNNNNNNNNNNNNNNNNNNNNNNNNNNNNNNNNNNNNNNNNNNNNNNNNNNNNNNNNNNNNNNNNNNNNNNNNNNNNNNNNNNNNNNNNNNNNNNNNNNNNNNNNNNNNNNNNNNNNNNNNNNNNNNNNNNNNNNNNNNNNNNNNNNNNNNNNNNNNNNNNNNNNNNNNNNNNNNNNNNNNNNNNNNNNNNNNNNNNNNNNNatatatatatatatatatatatatatatatatatatatatatatagtgactatGTGCTACAAGTTCATACATCgctacaaatataaatgaaaccaCTTAAAGCTAcctatagcacacacacacagactgggGTAGATAACCGCCCCGTCAGCAAAAAAATGCTAGAACACTTGACTGTCAACAAGGTTCTTCGTTTGCTTCTATGGAACAGTTGATTCACTCTGTTAGTATATACATTTGGCATGTATGTTTATGGCTGATTTAGCGAAATGCCAAATCGTGGGGCAGCTGGGCGCAATAGAAACCGTATAAACAAAATTTAGTCGTCAGTGATTGTGGCTGTATGTgctacaatctatctatctatctggatatTGTATTGATCATCTTTATCCTGTGTGATTAATTCGTTGCgattttctttgtcttatttattaataaactttttttttttacatttcgttCTTGTTTACTAATGACAATAAGTACTTTTTCAAAGATTTCCACTTGATTTTGGATACGTTTGATCTAATGGATATGCAATCTGTATAACACCTGAGAAACTGTTTGTCCTCTTAAAAATAAATTGGATGTCGCTGGTGAATTTTCATTAATTCAGAATTAAACATCGAAGAAGagcacatagacacgcacacacagaggagagagagagcggggggagatcaaaagaaagagaaagagagaagggcgTGATTGACGGGTTGACTGAACGGCGTAATagtaaatgaaatgaatactTACATCCAGTTTTACCCCATCCAGCCGCGACACATCTTCTTCTGTCAAATTTCTCTCCTGGAGAAGGAAGGGCAGCAGCAGCTACACAGTTTCCAAACGGCACTGGCTTAGGTAGACGAATCATAGCAATATCGTTGCCTTTTAAAGtagacattattatcattattagattCTTGGAAAAGAAGAATTCCTGACATCGGGCTACTtaagatgccaagaaccctcctagctgtccctaataacactgtttgcTGCAGCTGTAccaaactgggttttatgcctatttcctctacccctctgttcaaatctttagggaaagttcccaatgcacctataactggTTGGGATCCATTTTACCCgaactttccatagtctctgtaattcaatggttaGGTCCAGctatttttttctatacctctcatatttattttttcatcatttgcgACTGTAAAGACAATTATATGGCAGTTTCGATTCCCTTTATCTACCACAGCAAAATCAGGCCTTCTAGATTCTATTACTCTGTCGGTCTGAATGTTAatgtcccacaacatcttgtatttcttattttctagtactttactagtttcatttttcattccattCATCACTCTGTTCAAATACTAACTTTCTACATAGCTACCAGTGGATTGCACTCCCGAAATTGTCAtgtctttctgtgccagcatgctacagtCACTATATGAGTAACGTTTCCCTCTTttaatttgcataatctacatgtGGAATTTACTTGGTTTTAGTCAGAAAGTTTACGACTAACATATTAATAATCCTACGAAAACAGTGGAAACACGAGAGAAAGACAATGGACACCTTATCAACGGTTGACAACTTCTCGAGTAAGTGTTACATATTTTGGGGTTTAACACACATTTAGCTGTGTGTTAACTGAAGCTTATAGCCAGTGTTTAGCTTACATTGAGGTATTTAACATTCACTTATGTCTGTAATCACAAGGAAATCCCCAAAATGTTTCGATATAAGATTATTTGTGTAGAGTATGCAGTTAAGTGTCGATTGGAAAATACTTACGCATGGGTctagaagaatattgagaatGTACTTTCCATTTAGTTGCTGTCATAACATATCGACCTCTCTGTTTGTTATTATTGGTACCAATATTTACAGAAATGGAACGAGTTCCAGgattgcttaaataaatgaaaatgaaatcatgTGCATTACTTTCAATCTCCTATATTTAGCTATGTCtcaaatatatgtaactataaaCGGCGAACTaaagtttaattattttactgTAAGTATGAATAGAATTTTAGCTTGAGATCATAAACCAGCgaaaattatataaacagaaatcgTACAAGTGACTGCTTCTTTTAGagtatttaatgaaagaaaacggTGTTAGAAATATTGGGAATTGAAGTCTAAAGAAGATCTACATTGCCGAAATTAGATGGTCTTCTTGGGACTTTTTCATTCGAAGATAACGCTGTTATGGCCGAAACAGTTTACAGAATTCTCTAGAGATTTTCATGgacattttatgtatattgtcCATGGTTAATACGAACCAAGAAGCCATTGCTTAGTGGTGCTATAATGCATTATGTCAGCCAGCCGTGATTCTCTTCCTAAATATAGGATCAGTTTACTAGATTAATGAGGAGACAAAGACATTTTAATAAGGTATTTAAGAGTCCGTTGAGAATAAATGGGGATGAAATCAAAATAATTCACTCGGCGTATAATTAAATTCATCAGCTGTCATAGCTTTTATGTTTCGTCTGTTTCGAAGTCCCTTGATGCATTAGTGACTCAATGAGAGACGTTTACGAAGTAGTAAAGAAGCATGGTTAGTTTGTAACCAGTGAAAGAACTTTTACTTACAAGCAATGGGCAGCGGTCAAAACATGTTGGTTGTCCAATAGTGTACCACCACAAGCGAAACCACCGTCAGTAGTTTCAAAGATCAAGTGGACGATGGATGGATACTGACAATTTGCTGCAGGAGAGCCACCAACGATTTGTTCCCCTGGGGCTGGAAATACATTAACAAACAATATTaggaaatatgttaacaaaaagctgtgtattgtgttgtcttgttgtgtagaaatataaattgtcttgaaaaaatagacataaaatcgTGTTACGGTCTCGAAAATGATTACTAGAGCAATAGAATAGAGAGAGGTTATTTACCAGCGAAACTGAGAGGAAGAACGATTGCTAAACAAAATATAGCCAACATGTTTGAGATTGGTGATGTTTCCGAGTCTGAAACACTTTATGCTACCTCAGCAATATTGGTCCTTCTTTTATAGCTGTAGCTCTGCAAGGTTTTCTTTTCAATGTGCAATTCTCAATTAGTGAAAGTTCTTTAAAAACgtatatttcttttgtaacttTTGTTAATGCACGGTAACATTTACAATGACAATGCGAGACTCAGGATCAATTGCGGTCTACGGCTTTTCTTTAGAAACTGTTCATGGAGACGTCATTTGTGCGAACGACAAAGGTTCGTAATCTATAATGTACTTTAAAAAGCTGAACTAAAGGCTACTTGGTAGATTTGAGTCCATTTCTCTTTAATTGTGCTGTCACGCTGATGCCATTACGTTGCTAAAATGTTTGTGTCCATGTATATAagatatgttatacatacatacatacatacatacatacatacatacgtacgtacgtacgtacgaccatgcatacatacatacatgtatgtatgtatgtatgtgcatttgacaCATGCCAAAGCTCTCAGGTGCTGATAATCAAGGGGTATCATTATTGATTTTATAGGATCTTATTTGTTCAATTAGGAACCCCCACAACAAAAACGGAACTCTCACAGAAGTTATTAACGAACATCTggatttcaatttctttcacacGACTCAACCAATTACAATCATTATGACAATATTACCGTCGCTTACAGGATGTTATGTCGGTATTTCTGTGACTAACAGCAAAGTCTTTTCATTCCCACTGTTTTCTTTCCTGAACCATCTCACATAACAAGGAACTCGTAGTAGCAACCCTATGAATTATCAGCTTTTTTCGAATAAACTATTTTAAGTTTAGTACTTTTCTCCCATTTATATAGACAAacgcatcacacacacgcacacacacaatcacacatacacacagaaaaatgtatgcacatatttgtgtgcgtggcAAAACAAGAAGCTTCTAGTCCGGACCTGCACGTTGGCGGCAGATGCAAAGGTGGTCGCCTTCCTGGGACCTGGTGACAACCCAGAGACTCGGTCCTACATCTCCGACTGGGCAGACCTATTTGGGAACACCGCTGCTTACCTTGAATGGGGACGGACCTAGAAAAGGTGAGCTAAATATCGGATGTCAGCACAGAATCCTGGCTGGTAAGCCGCCTCCAGCATGACACCCATTCAAGCAGTcgaacaacaacagaaattaaattaaattaattaattaaactaacCATTGGAACATGGAACGTGCGAACGCGCCTCGATCCTCAAGACACAGAGAGATCAGAACGTTGAATAGCTCTTGTCTCCATAGAACTAGCGAGATTTAACATCGACATCACTGCCCTCAGTGGAAACTGAAGAGATAGGTTCGGGTTAGAGCTTCTTCtgaaaagggaaagaagaaagagagagaaaaattcatGGAGTCGCTTTTGCTGTAAAATCCAAGCTTGTGAAGGAACACTATCAATGAACGGCTTATGACTTTCCGAATACCGATCTCTGCCACCACCTTTGTGACACTAATCTCTGCTTACGCACCTACACTTGATACTACTGACAATGTGAAAAACAGTTGAGTGACCTGGTCCTCAATGTACCACCAAATGACaggctcctcctcctcctcctcagggATTTCAATGCAAGAGTGGGGAGCGACAACAGACTATAGAAGAATGTTATTAACAAAGAAGGAGTCGGAAACTGCAATGAAAATGGACTCTTGCTCCTTGGGCTGTTCGCTGAACACTCTCTCGCTTCATCACCAACACCCAATTTCGACTCCCAAGTCGCTTCAAGACCACCTGGAAGCACCCCAGGTCGAAACACTGGCACCTTCTGGACTACTCCATCATCCGACAAAGGGGCAAAAGAAACGTCCTCATCACGTGAACGGCTAGCAGTGCTGACGATTGTTGGACAGACCATCGACTAGTCATCACCCGCCTTCGAGTAATGGTTAACAACAAACCAAAGACTAGAAAGACAAAACCAGTCTGAAGAAAACGTGACACATCGAAGCTTAACAACCTGGAGATCAGCTCCTTTTATACATTCTCAAACACCTTCAATCCATCCCATCTGACAACCAGGATATGGATAAGGAATGGAGCACACTTCGGAAAACTATCACTGCAGTGGCTGAAAATACACTCGGGTACAGCAAAAGGAGACATCAGAAGAAGTCTGATGACAATGATCAAGAAATCAACCAATTGATCGATGCAAAACGGCAGGCCCGCCTCTCTCATGAGCAAGATCCAAGATCGCGACACAAGAAAGGTGAGATGTCAAGACCTTGAAAGACAATGCCAAACAAAATTGAGGGATTTGCAGAACAACTGGTGGCGACAAAAGGCCGTTGAACTCCAGGGGTATGCTGACGCTTGTGACCTCAGACGCTTCTACGCAGCAACGAAAGAATTTTTGGGGCCCGTGAGATCGTCACCAGGGTCTCTTCAATCAGTAGACTCCAACATCATCCTGACTAACCCACCAGATATCCTTCAACGCTCAAGAAAGCACTTCTCGAGTCTTCTGAACCAAGACTCCAACGTGACGGAAGATTTCTTGCATCCAACTCGACACTAGATGAACACGCTACCATCCTACGAAAAGCACAAGATTGCGCTCAACTGCATGAAGTAGCGTAAGTCTCTTGGCCCAGATAATATTCCAGTGGAATTTCTAAATCATGGTGGACTACTATTAAACACCAGTCTGTTCACATTGATTCTCCGAATCTGGAAGAACTGTAATGATGAGTTTTGGCCCCGAGGCTCTTTTCCCTGTACCTTGCAGCAATGTTTCATCAACTGCCTTCAGACAATCCAGGAGTCAACATTTCCTGGAAAAATTTAATCACTTTTCATACTTATAAAGTTTGCTTTCGAATAAGTGCACATCGGAAGAGGACGTAGAGAACCGATTAAGAGCGGCTCACACCGTGTTTGGTGGCCTCCCGGGGAAAAGGGTCATCTAGAACAGAGAACCACAAAACAAAATTGAGTATCTACAAAGCAGTCGTGATCTCCACTCTCCTCGACGGTTGTGAAACCCGGACTCTTTACCGAAGTGACGTCAAAAGACTGGAGCGACTTCACCAACTGAAGCTCCGCTCTGCTATGAATATCAAATGCAACGACTCTTCATTGCAATTTACTattcaatttctatttatttaccaaTTATTACCttaattatattcacatattatcTATTACCCACTAAAACAACCTATACCCCCCCCAACCCAGACATATaccaacattcttttctactctaagcacaaggcccaaaattttgaggtagagggccagtcgattagatcgaccccagtacgcaactggtacttaatttatcgaccccgaaaggatgaaaggcaaagtcgaccttggtggaatttgaactcataacataatgTTCTATAACATGACGTGCATGGACACGTCAAACACTCGCTCTTTCTTCTCCTGTACACTACCTGCGACTAGCTATGGTGTTCTCCATCTCCGTAGCTGCTATGAGACAAAATTTCAGTTCCCTTCACCAGTCACGGAATACGGCAAGGTGAAAACATTCCCTTTTCAAATTCCATTCTGTTCTATTGAATGATGATGCACAAGCTGCGTAAATACTCTCATTCCGTATCGGAATAAATTCCTTATGTACATGATGTCTTCACAATCTCACACGAGTTGTTGTTTCTCACTTGATTTCTAACAGGTATCGAAGAATGACCGAACATTATATTAAATTAGTGGGTTAGAAACCCACTAAACCTTTATGGACGGGGTGAAAAAGACTGCTATAGAGAATCGAACCCTGCACCTCTCAGATTCCAGCTGAGAGCTCTGTACCATCAAACTAAACAACCCCGAACAGCAGATACCGTCTTTTATAACGCTAAATAATAGCTTTTGAACTGTAAGAGGTATAGCGTTCGATTCTCTGTTGCGGCTTGGTGTCCACTTTTTTCCGTCTACAAGGGTATTTTATCTGATCCTCTCAGCTGTTCTCACAGCTATTCTCTTGCGAGATTTCCTTCTCTTCTAAAATACCAACTCACTTGGTGcttcaatgtttatattttatctttgtttataaAAATCTCCTCACATGTTTTCATTACTTTTTGTGTCTATCTTTTTtccattctattttcctttttctatacatttgtaaaaggttgatagttgcaatagaggcattagtctctctctatcacctttcaagaaaattatatattaagaaaacagtagaacaattaacaacacaatgaaaatgagttttattttttgatgatgctttTTTCAAAAAGTTACATTTCGCAGACCTGTGTTATCCTTGTATCCAGATTTATaatctggataatttttttttttatataaactggcggtttcgaagcagttgttcatagtcatcttctttctctttggttaCCAGGGAGATATTCAAAtcagcagggcagctgacctctttTGACGGTtcaatactttttcttgtctgtcccaaacaacgatATCCGGCCTTTTATgttttacacttgacagatgttttggtGAGAATGTTTCACCAAGATTCCTTGTACTgatgtttatgtacgtattcaataacagagGAACCCTTTATGTTTATTCCAAGacaatatggatgtgtgtatgtgtgtgtatgtgtatgtatgtgtgtatgtatgtatgtatgtatgtatgtatgtatgtatgtatgtgtgtatgtatgtatgtatgtgtatgtgtatgtatgtatgtatgtatgtatgtatgtgtgtatgtatgtgtgtatgtatgtatgtatgtatgtatgtgtatgtgtatgtatgtatgtatgtatgtatgtgtgtatgtatgtgtgtatgtatgtatgtatgtatgtgtatgtgtatgtatgtatgtatgtatgtatgtatgtgtgtatgtatgtgtgtatgtatgtatgtatgtatgtatgtgtatgtgtatgtatgtatgtatgtatgtatgtgtgtatgtatgtgtgtatgtatgtgtatgtgtatgtatgtgtgtatgtatgtatgtatgtatgtgtgtatgtatgtgtgtatgtgtgtatgtatgtatgtatgtatgtgtgtatgtatgtgtttatgtgtgtatgtatgtgtatgtgtatgtatgtgtgtatgtatgtatgtatgtatgtgtgtatgtatgtgtgtatgtgtgtatgaggaaaATGTATACACTTCTTAAGTATGGTGGATCGGTGCTGTCGTACGCGGTTGACACTGGATTCCTCGTCTACAAACTAACTCAGTCACCAGTTTTAGAATTGTATTATAAAGAAGAGTAAGTGTGAGATTGAGGTTGCCTTCTTTCACTGTGTCTTCACCATGTCTACTTTTATGCTCGTTAGTAAAATATGgatgtaaatttatttttgtctaaTTTCGCTAATCATTCGCCATTGCTCTGAGTTGGCNNNNNNNNNNNNNNNNNNNNNNNNNNNNNNNNNNNNNNNNNNNNNNNNNNNNNNNNNNNNNNNNNNNNNNNNNNNNNNNNNNNNNNNNNNNNNNNNNNNNNNNNNNNNNNNNNNNNNNNNNNNNNNNNNNNNNNNNNNNNNNNNNNNNNNNNNNNNNNNNNNNNNNNNNNNNNNNNNNNNNNNNNNNNNNNNNNNNNNNNNNNNNNNNNNNNNNNNNNNNNNNNNNNNNNNNNNNNNNNNNNNNNNNNNNNNNNNNNNNNNNNNNNNNNNNNNNNNNNNNNNNNNNNNNNNNNNNNNNNNNNNNNNNNNNNNNNNNNNNNNNNNNNNNNNNNNNN is a window from the Octopus bimaculoides isolate UCB-OBI-ISO-001 chromosome 25, ASM119413v2, whole genome shotgun sequence genome containing:
- the LOC106867938 gene encoding mast cell protease 2 codes for the protein MLAIFCLAIVLPLSFAAPGEQIVGGSPAANCQYPSIVHLIFETTDGGFACGGTLLDNQHVLTAAHCFNPGTRSISVNIGTNNNKQRGRYVMTATKWKVHSQYSSRPMRNDIAMIRLPKPVPFGNCVAAAALPSPGEKFDRRRCVAAGWGKTGW